TTGTATTATATAGGCTACcctaacaatattttttttactaagttTTTATAAAGTTAGACCAAGAACCTTTCAAACCAAGATTAACGAAGAAACGAAGGCTTGTCGTTTTGTAAATGTCCGTGTCGTTTGAAGTGTTTGTTGTATGAACAGTCTGAGTCTGTTAAGCTCAAAGtaaacacagcagcacacaaaagCCTCGAATGAGATCTCGCGCAGGTGAGCTGCTGGAGCGCGTCACAGATGAGTGACAGCTTCATTTCGGTGTGTTCGCCTCGAAGCTGCGTTCGCCCCGCCCCTTTCGAAATTTCGTGTAGCCAATCATGCGTGTCCCCCTCAAGCTATCGGGCTGAGAAGTCACGCTGCTGGAGCGAAAGGGGAAAGATATCCACTTACAAAGACACCCGATATCACTCGCATGGCGCACGGGTAACCTGATCGGCTTTGGGCAGAAACGAGGCGGGGTGACGGACTAAAGGAATCTATAGGTGAAGAATAAAAACAATGTCTGTTTCCTCCAGTGAAGTGACAGTGACCGGCGAGATCAAAGAGGAAAATGTGAAGTACACGGAGCCTCTCGAGAGCTCCACAGATAGTCGGGGGCACGTCAAACTCCTGACTCTGGACACTCCGGTGGCCACCGGGATGCTCGTCGGGCAGACCTCTCCACCGGAGCGCAAGATGCCCACTATGGACTCTTTGTCTGCGCACACTTCACCCGCGGAAGCTGCGACCTCTTTGGCTTTTTCACCAGAACAGGTTGCGTGTGTTTGCGAGGCTCTTCAGCAGGGGGGCAACGTGGATCGACTCGCCCGGTTTCTGTGGTCTCTACCGCAGAGCGACTTACTGCGCGGTAACGAGAGTATCCTCCGCGCTCAGGCGCTGGTGGCCTTCCATCAGGCGCGCTACCAGGAGCTTTACAGCATCTTGGAGAGCCACAGCTTCAGCCCTTCGTGCCACTCTGCCCTCCAGGACTTATGGTACAAAGCCCGGTACACGGAGGCGGAGAAGGCCCGCGGTAGACCGCTGGGCGCAGTGGATAAATATCGCCTGCGACGGAAGTTTCCCCTGCCCCGGACCATCTGGGATGGAGAGGAGACGGTGTACTGCTTCAAAGAGCGCTCCAGGAATGCTCTAAAGGAACTCTATAAGCAGAACCGGTACCCGTCCCCAGCCGAGAAAAGGAATCTGGCCAGGATCACAGGACTGTCCCTCACACAGGTCAGCAACTGGTTCAAAAACAGAAGGCAGAGAGACAGAAACCCGTCAGAGGCGCAGTCCAAAAGGTGAGCAAAACTAGAACGCCACAAACACAAAATTTttccaatgaatgaatgaacttaAGACCTTTGTCAGgagatttaatttgtttattgacAAGACTGAGATACAGTAGTTCAGGAAAAGTTTTCTGAGTGATCTTAGCATTTTATTATTGCttataaaaaaaggtttctgcttgTGGATTGTCACTGCGTGTGAGCTGTTaccattatttttacaattagaCACATCTTTCCTTTATTCTTAATTATCttaaattatagaaaaaaaacatgctttgatCGAAAATTTAAAAGACAGCATCTAAAGGGCATTCAAACGTGTGCGTAAAATGTATCGCGTGAGTCACCAcctcgtgtatgtgtgtgtttatttttgagtgaGTATAGCTACTCAGGATCCATTGACGCGTAAGGTTCGCCCCACCACATAAATCACTCCGAactatttacttttctttttagcCAGAGGGGATAAGAAAACCTCCTCTTCAGCACTCTatttaactcacacacacacatgcactggtAAAACAGGATTCACTTTAATGTTTTTTCTCTTTGTGAACAAAGCTCCAGCGCACCTGGTGGAAGTGACCTTCCTCcaacacatgcatttttttttccattcacaGAAATCCGATGTCGCACGATGCTTGACGTATCTTGATCAGGAATGTCTTTGTCATCcatcaaatattttattacatattttatatgtgaATGAGGCAATTTTGAATATAGGCTACAGCTGTGCCTGCACTCCATAACATTCCCCAAAAAGTTTCAATTCTTATCCTAACAACTAATCTTTGACAATGTGTTTTTGCTAATATTGTTCAGAACatgcatgcatttgtttttataGAGGACATCATGTGGTTTTCTGTAATGCCAAATGTGGAGGTGTGGCAAATATGATGATATTAATAGGCCATGTCAGGCGTTTTGAACTTTTAGACTCAGGACCCCCATTCAGAGTTTCAGCCAGGAACCCCTCTAACAAAGGTTAAATCagtagcattttattattaatataattaacataCATTATTACCTTTCATAATGTTCAATAGATTATcactgtttaataaataaataaattacttttatttaaatccCAGAACTatatcatagtaataataatgggATAAAAATTTAACaacactgaaatgtttttaaatttaaaacaatgtaACAGAACTAAACGCAGTGGTCTCGAGGCGCGTTTAAATAAGCGACCCAACTGCCAAAACTCATGTCGGCTACAGACAGAAAGTTTAATCTCCCGTAACGTAATGACgttatcgcaaaaaaaaaaaaaaaaaaaaaactgaaatgccgAAATCTTTTGGCTGGCTGTGGAAACTAACATACGACAGTTGTGGAAGTCCTGTCGGAGACACACAGCTGCTGCAGTCATTCACTAAAAGCGCCCTTCTCTCTCTTCTAAACGAAGTTATGTTTGAACAGCTGAAGGCACTGTGGAATATTGTCAGTGGATGAATCGCGCTGTATTGTACTTTAAAATATCAGCTAAATTTACCCTTTCGTCAATGGCGGCCCGTCCCGTTTGGCGAGGGGCACTTGTGGAAATAAAGCTGACCATTTGTGAAGTCATGCTGTGTTCGCGGGGTTGTGTCGCAATAGGACTCATTGCGCCAAAtggtgtgcgtgcgtgcgtaAAAAGAGTCTATGCAATATAGACAGGGTTACCGCTGACACGTGAAAGCTGTAATCTAGGGGGTCCCGCGGCGTGAAGTGGATACTCACCTCTCCATTTGTCTGTGCGCGCGCTCCCGTCTACATCTTCCTGCAGCTGCGTCAGTCCGCGCTCATGTACAGTTATGCAGAGGAGTGAAAAGTAATAATTCAATATTCTACCTCTTTCTTCCAGAGTACTTCATTGGCAAGAGTGTTCAGCATATAGTATTCCTAAAACCATCAACATTAGTgtcaaaaaaaatactaattccattatgcaataaaaataaaaataatcttttggcaagttattttaaaagacatttagaCTGTTCTGTTTAAAAGAATGGATAGAAGTGTATATGGACACCTTGATCTTTTTCATACAGTTTAGAAATACTAAATGAATTTGATCAATTGTCCAAGTATCtctattttgtattttcatagtgaccacagataaacaaattgctttcatttatattttcattttccaGTGGTGCAAATACAGTAGGcctatgttttttgttgttgttgttgtttttgttcttattgttgttttattactCAGGCATTTATGATTTGGTGTACTCTCTCAGCACGTTTTATTGTTCaattcacatttatgcatttaacagttgATTTTCTTCTAAGAGACTTTTATTGCTTTCAAGGtgcacattcacatttcttgCTTTCCctgaatcgaacccatgaccttgccgTTGTTAGCGCCAATTTAGCATTACCAAAACATTTTCAATTTGTCATATCTTATTATTTCAGTTGTGTCACGTGTATTATGAAATTGTACAATGTAATATTAACaagtgttaaaatataaaataaaatagaaatctaagattttaacaatatttactAAATTACTGAAGTAGCTAAGAAGattaaataactatatagaaCATAAAGCTGTTATAATGAGCAAAAATGTATGATGGAGACAAAAAGGAAGACACTCAGTGTTTCTGATCTCTCTTTCACATTCTCTCAGTGAGTCAGATGGAAATCACAGTACGGAGGATGAGAGCAGTAAAGGTCAGGAGTCTCTGTCCCCGTGTCCGATGTCAACCTGCAGTGATGGGACCGTGCGTAATGCAGTTGTGTCTCTCTGCTCTGGAGCTCTGGAGGCCGGGGTCATCGTCCAGCAGGGTGCAGACAGCAGGAACTCTGTCTCGCCAGCATCTGTCATCTTTAACGGAGTCTCAGTCAACACTCCCACCTCTGTTTTCCACAACGGCACCCCTTCATTTCTCTCCACCACAGGACACGTCCTCTTTAGTGGCATGAACTTGGGACTCCAGTCCCTGGCTTGCAGATCAGCAGCAGATCTGGAGATGGATGGTGCAGGAGAGGATAAACCAGTAACGGCAGACCCTGCACTTGCGTACACCTCGTTTCACTGCACTGTGAATGGGACAGACATAGAGGTGAAAGCAGAGAATGTGAGGCAGGATGTGTCAGTCCAGGACCAGACCACATCTATTAGCTCGCCATTCAACGTGACTCCATCTGACGGCTTGCAGCTTGTAGGTTACAACTTGGTTTCTGAAGGCAATGGGACCTCGCTGCTCAGCAACAAGGTGGTACTTCCTTCCTTGCAACTCTCATCATCTTCTTCACCCTCATCAGGTGAGtgagtctcatcaaacatcacTCACAAGATTACATCAATCCTTTGAGCAAGATGAGAAAACCACATGTTGTGTTTGTTATGAGTGTCAaagaaactatttattttttatttttttgaaaaaagtattttatgcttaccaaggctgcatttatttgatcaaaaatacagcaaaactgtaatattgtggaatcatattataaaataactctttatatataaaaaatatttataaacatttgaaaatgtgattcattaatgtaatggcaaagctggattttcagcatcattactcgtcttcagtgtcacatgatccttcagatatcattctaatatgatgatttgctgctcaagaaacatttcttattattatcacagtTGAAATCAGCTGTTCAGGAAAtcatttttttaggattctttgattaacatagatgtgttatttgaaatataaatcatttgtaacattataaaagcctttactgtcacttttgattaatttaatccaTCCTTGCATCGtcagtcacaattttttttaattcccccCTTTTTTTGAAACTCGTAAACCAAATAGTAATTTAATATAAACTGTATATCCTTATAATATCTGTATACCACCAAAAAGTTTGAAAGCTTTGTCCTCTCTCTCATATTCTGTCATTTCTCATTCCTCTTTCTGTCATATGTTAGGCATTGTTGATGGCAGTTCTCCTGCTCCCGCCTCTCTGTGCCACAACCAGGTGGAGGAGCAGGACAGGCTACAGCTG
This window of the Carassius gibelio isolate Cgi1373 ecotype wild population from Czech Republic chromosome B13, carGib1.2-hapl.c, whole genome shotgun sequence genome carries:
- the LOC127970215 gene encoding homeobox protein SIX4-like; translated protein: MSVSSSEVTVTGEIKEENVKYTEPLESSTDSRGHVKLLTLDTPVATGMLVGQTSPPERKMPTMDSLSAHTSPAEAATSLAFSPEQVACVCEALQQGGNVDRLARFLWSLPQSDLLRGNESILRAQALVAFHQARYQELYSILESHSFSPSCHSALQDLWYKARYTEAEKARGRPLGAVDKYRLRRKFPLPRTIWDGEETVYCFKERSRNALKELYKQNRYPSPAEKRNLARITGLSLTQVSNWFKNRRQRDRNPSEAQSKSESDGNHSTEDESSKGQESLSPCPMSTCSDGTVRNAVVSLCSGALEAGVIVQQGADSRNSVSPASVIFNGVSVNTPTSVFHNGTPSFLSTTGHVLFSGMNLGLQSLACRSAADLEMDGAGEDKPVTADPALAYTSFHCTVNGTDIEVKAENVRQDVSVQDQTTSISSPFNVTPSDGLQLVGYNLVSEGNGTSLLSNKVVLPSLQLSSSSSPSSGIVDGSSPAPASLCHNQVEEQDRLQLTSLEPSTALYSLVRVHTQSAVKKEPMENHGGYLYHLGYSHDPTHSSPTSLNTTMATTQQDYTTLTVSAPLLAQTDLTGEFRGHDAQMTSNLNGDFLCAVSEGAKGEMREMEDEGEKHLTKLKTVHIEEMTDL